A segment of the Mycobacterium intracellulare ATCC 13950 genome:
GCCAGAATTTCGTCCACGACGCCAACACGGTGCGCCGAGTGGTGTCGACCTCCGGGATCGGTCGGTCCGACCACGTCCTGGAAGTAGGCCCCGGCCTCGGTTCGTTGACGCTCGCGCTGCTGGACCGGGGTGCCCCCGTCACGGCCGTCGAAATCGATCCGGTGCTGGCCGAACGGTTGCCGGACACCGTCGCGGAGCACTCGCACAGCGAAATCCAGCGCCTGAGCGTGCTCAACCGCGATATCTTGACCCTTCGCCGTGACGAACTGGACGTCCAGCCGACCGCCGTGGTCGCGAACCTGCCCTACAACGTCGCGGTCCCGGCGCTGTTGCACCTGCTCGCCGAGTTCCCGTCCATTCGGGTCGTGACGGTCATGGTGCAGGCCGAGGTCGCCGAACGCCTTGCCGCCGAACCCGGCGGCAAGGAGTACGGCGTGCCCAGCGTGAAGGTTCGCTTCTTCGGCACGGTTCGCCGTTGCGGCACGGTCTCGCCGACCGTGTTCTGGCCGATTCCCCGCGTCTACTCCGGACTGGTTCGCATCGACCGGTACGCGACCTCGCCGTGGCCCACCGCCGACGCGTTCCGGCGTCAGGTGTTCGAGCTGGTGGACATCGCCTTCGCTCAGCGCCGCAAGACCTGTCGCAACGCGTTCCTGGACTGGGCCGGCTCGGGCAACGAGTCGGCGGATCGGTTGCTGGCCGCCAGCATCGATCCCGCGCGCCGCGGCGAGACGCTCTCGATCGACGACTTCGTGCGGTTGTTGCAGCGCTCCGCCGATCGCTCCCACAGCGCCGCCGCGACGAGCCCCCACACCACCTCGGCCGGCTGAGCGCCGAAAGTCCGGGCGCCGCTACGTGGTCGGCCGGTCGCAGCGATAGTCTGCTGCGGTGTCCGCGTCTGACGGCAATACCGCTGCGGCTTGGGTGCCCACCGGGTCGGTCACCGTTCGGGTGCCCGGAAAAGTCAACCTCTACCTGGCGGTCGGTGACCGCCGCGAGGACGGCTATCACGAGCTGACGACGATATTTCAGGCCGTCTCGCTGCTCGACGAGGTGACCGTGCGCAATGCCGATGTGCTCTCACTGCAGATCGTCGGCGAGGGCGCCGACAAACTGCCCACCGATGAACGCAACCTCGCCTGGCAGGCGGCGGAACTGATGGCCGAACACGTCGGCCGGGCACCGGACGTGTCGATCATGATCGACAAGTCGATACCGGTGGCCGGCGGCATGGCCGGCGGCAGCGCCGACGCGGCGGCGGTGCTGGTCGCCATGAACTCCCTGTGGGAACTCAACGTGCCCCGCCGCGACCTGCGCATGCTCGCCGCGCGGCTGGGCAGCGACGTGCCGTTCGCGCTGCACGGCGGCACCGCGTTGGGCACCGGGCGGGGTGAGGAGCTGGCGACGGTGTTGTCGCGCAACACCTTCCACTGGGTTTTGGCGTTCGCCGACAGCGAGCTGCTCACGCCGGCCGTCTTCACCGAACTGGACCGGCTCCGGGAGGCGGGGGACCCGCCGCGGCTGCCCGCGCCCGGGCCGGTGCTGGCCGCCCTGGCCGCCGGCGATGCCGAGCAGCTGGCCCCGCTGCTGGGCAACGAGATGCAGGCGGCCGCGGTCAGTCTGAATCCCGGTCTGCGGCGCACGTTGCGGGCCGGCGTGGACGCCGGCGCGCTGGCGGGCATCGTCTCCGGCTCGGGCCCGACGTGTGCCTTCTTGTGCCCCTCGGCCGCCGCGGCGGTCGACGTCGGCACCGAGGTGTCCGGAGCGGGGGTGTGCCGCACGGTGCGGGTCGCCAGCGGGCCGGTGGTCGGGGCGCGGGTGGTCCCCGCGCCCACCGAGGTGTGAATATTTTCCCATTTTGCGCATTAGTTTTGCGCTTCCCTAAGAGGAGCTTAAGATAATGCGCGGTGACGGGAAGCGTTGAGCAAGATCACTTAATTCCATCGTCCGCCGGGCGCGCCGGCGGGCGATTAATGCATACGGCCCGACAAGGTTTGTCGGGCCTGTTTCACGCTTGCCGGGCGACCGGCCGCCGCCCTGGTGCGGCGGGCGGGGGCGCATCACCGATCCGAGACCTAACCGCCGCCCAACCGTGTTTGCGTGCTTGCGGCGAAGTATTACCCAGCGGGCGGAATATGAGATTTCGGGCGTTGGGACGAGGGCTGGAACCGAGGAGGTTTTTGTGAGCAGGTTTACCGAGAAGATGTACCGCAATGCCCGGTCCGTGACGACGGGCATGGTTACCGGTGAACCCCACGAACCAGTCCGCCACACCTGGGGCGAGGTCCACGAGCGCGCGCGTCGTATCGCGGGTGGCCTGGCCGCCGCGGGCATCGGGCCCGGCGACGCGGTCGGCGTGCTCGCCGGCTTCCCGGTGGAGATCGCGCCGACGGCGCAGGGCCTGTGGATGCGCGGCGCCAGCCTGACCATGCTGCACCAGCCCACACCGCGCACCGACCTGGCCGTGTGGGCCGAGGACACCATGAACGTCATCGGCATGATCGAGGCGAAGGCCGTTGTCGTGTCGGAGCCGTTCCTGGTGGCCATCCCGGTGCTCGAGGAGAAGGGCATCAAGGTCGTCACGGTGGCCGACCTGCTCACGGCGGAGCCGATCGACCCCGTCGAGGTCGGCGAGGACGCGCTGGCGCTGATGCAGCTGACGTCCGGCTCGACCGGTTCCCCCAAGGCGGTGCAGATCACCCACCGCAACATCTACTCCAACGCCGAGGCGATGTTCATCGGCGCCCAGTACGACGTCGACAAGGACGTCATGGTGAGCTGGCTGCCCTGCTTCCACGACATGGGCATGGTCGGCTTCCTCACCATCCCGATGTACTTCGGCGCCGAGCTGGTCAAGGTCACCCCGATGGACTTCCTGCGCGACACGCTGCTGTGGGCCAAGCTCATCGACAAGTACAAGGGCACCATGACCGCGGCGCCCAACTTCGCCTACGCGCTGCTGGCCAAGCGGCTGCGCCGGCAGGCCAAGCCCGGCGATTTCGACCTGTCGACGCTGCGCTTCGCGCTGTCCGGCGCCGAGCCCGTCGAACCCGCCGACGTCGAGGACCTGCTCGATGCCGGCAAGCCGTTCGGCCTGAATGCGTCGGCGATCCTGCCGGCCTACGGCATGGCCGAAACCACGCTGGCCGTGTCGTTCTCGGAGTGCAACGCCGGTCTGGTCGTCGACGAGGTCGACGCCGACCTGCTGGCCGCCCTGCGTCGTGCCGTGCCGGCCACCAAGGGCAACACCCGCAGGCTGGCTACGCTCGGTCCGCTGCTGCAGGATCTCGAGGCGCGCATCATCGACGAGAACGGCGATGTGATGCCGCCCCGCGGGGTCGGCGTCATCGAGCTGCGCGGCGAGTCGCTGACGCCCGGCTACCTGACCATGGGCGGCTTCATCTCGGCCCAGGACGAGAACGGCTGGTATGACACCGGCGACCTCGGCTACCTGACCGAGGAGGGCCACGTGGTGGTGTGCGGCCGCGTCAAGGACGTCATCATCATGGCCGGCCGCAACATCTATCCGACCGACATCGAGCGCGCCGCCTGCCGCGTCGAGGGGGTGCGGCCCGGCTGCGCCGTCGCGGTGCGCCTGGACGCCGGCCACTCCCGCGAGACGTTCGCCGTGGCCGTGGAGTCCAACGCTTTCCAGGACCAGGCCGAGGTGCGTCGCATCGAGCACCAGGTCGCCCGCGAGGTGGTGGCGGAGGTCGACGTGCGGCCGCGCAACGTGGTGGTGCTCGGTCCCGGGACCATTCCGAAGACGCCGTCGGGCAAGTTGCGCCGATCCAACTCGGTCACCCTGGTCACCTAGGGTTTTGCCCTTACCAGGCGTGGACGCGGTTCTGCGCGGGCTCTAACCCCAGTTCGATCAGCAATTCGGTTGCGTCCGCGGCCTGTTCGCAGATCGTGGGGACTTCGGTGCGCTCGGCGGCATTGAAGTTTTCCAGCACGAACGCCGCCGGATCTTTGCGTCCCGGCGGACGGCCGATGCCGATGCGGACCCGCTGAAAGTCCTTGCTGCCCAGGGCGTTAGCCAACGAACGCAGCCCGTTGTGGCCGCCTTCGCCGCCGCCGATCTTGAGCCGGATGCGGCCAAAGTCCAAGTCGAGATCGTCGTGGATGACGATGATGTCGCCCGGCGTCACCGAGTAGAACTTCGCCAGCGGGCCGACCTGGCGGCCGGATTCGTTCATGTAGCAGCGCGGCTTGGCCACCACCACCGAGTGCCCGACGAGGCGGCCGCTGACGATTTCGGCGCCGGAACGCTTGTGCGCCTTGAACTTCGATCCCATCCGTGCCGCGAGCAGGTCGGCGACCATGAACCCGACATTGTGTCGGGTGCGGGCGTAGTTGTCTCCGGGATTGCCCAGGCCGACCACCAGCAACGGCTCGGCCATGTTGCGATCCGCCTACTCGGACTCGGCTTCGGAGGCCTCTTCTTCGCCGGCCTCTTCGGCTTCGCCCTCGGCCGGCGCGGCCTCCTCGGTGACCTCGCCCGCGCCCTCTTCGGCCAGCTCCTCGGCCGTCGGCGCGTTAACCACGTTGACCACAAGCATTTCCGGGTCGGAGATCAGGTTGACGCCCTTGGGTAGGGAGATCTGTCCGGCGGTGAACTGGGTGCCGGGCTCGGTGTCCTCGACCGACACCGTCAGCTGCTCGGGGATCGACATGGCGTCGGCCTCGACCTCGATGGTGCTGGTTTCCTGGGTCACCAGCGTGCCGGGCGCGGCGTCGCCCTCGATGACGACGCGGACCTCGACGACGACCTTCTCGCCGCGCCGCACGACCAGCAGGTCGGCGTGCTGAATGGTGCGGCGGATGGGGTGGATGTCGAGCGACTTGGTCAGCGCCAGCTGCTCCTTGCCCTCGATGTCGAGGGTCAGCACCGCGTTGGTGCCGGCGTGCCGCAGCACGGCCGCGAAGTCATGGCCGGGCAGTTCGAGGTGCTGAGGGTCGGCGCCGTGGCCGTAGAGGACGGCCGGGATCTTGCCGTCGCGGCGTGCTCGCCGGGACGCACCCTTGCCGGTCTCGGCGCGCACCGTGACCTTGAGCTGGTTGAGGGTTTTGGCAGCCATCGTGTCGCTCCTGTGTGTGCTCTGTGGTTCGGGGCACGGCCAGGGTCGCGACAGATCGTCGGTCTCCGTCGATAACGGTGCTGGCCAGCCAGCCACCCTCGCCGTGACGCCCGGTCAGGTTAGCGCATGTGCACCTCAGAGGGGAAATTCGGCGCCGGGCGTGGTCTCGGCGCCCGGCACGGAGCGCGTGGTCGGGCGCGGACGCCACGCTTGTCACTCCTGTCACTCCCGTCGCTTCTCCGGGAGATGTTGCAAGTGCCCACCTCCGAGCGACAAAGGGCGTCGCGCGGAAAGCGCGGCGCGGTGCGGACGGCGACGCGCGGTGCGGACGGCGAGGCGCGGTGCGGACGGCGAGGCGCGCTGCGGACGGCGAGGCGCGGTGCCGCCGGGGTTGCGCGCCGGCCGACGCCGGGATTGCGCGCCGGGTGCGGTAAGGGTTGCGCGCCGGCCGACGCCGGGATTGCGCGCCGGGTGCGGTAAGGGTTGCGCACCGGGTGTCGCCGGGTCCGCCCGCCGGGTTGCGCGCCGGGCGGCCGCGGTTGTCGCTCGGAGGTGGGCAAAAGGCCCATCCCCTCGGCCAGGGACACCTGGGGCCAGCGTGACCCATGTGACTTCAGAGGGGGAATTGCGTCTTCGTGAGCTGCTCGGACAGCGCCCACAGCTCGGCGGCCATGGCCGCGTCCTTGGCCCGCCGGCTCCGCCCCACCGGTTGGGTGCGGCCCAGATAGCCGAATCGCGGGCCGACGAAGGTGTCGCCGGGCAAATCCTGCGACGCCGCGTACAGGGTCTGCCGCGCGCCGAAATCGGCGTCGGTGGCGACCACCCGGGTCGCGGCCGACATCAGCGCGTCACCCAACTTGCGGCCCGAGGCGCCCTGCAGGTTGGTGTGCGAGTAGCCGGGATGGACCGCGATCGCGCGCAGCGGGGATCCGGCCGCGGCCAGGCGTCGCTGTAACTCGCTGGTGAACAGCAGATTGGCGAGCTTGGACTGGCTGTAGGCCAGCCACGGCGAGTACCGGCGCGCCTGCCAGTTCAGGTCGTCGAGCCTGATGCGTCCCGGCCAGTGCGCCATCGACGACACGGTCACCACCCGGTCGCTCAGCTTGGGCAGCAGCAGGTTCGTCAGTGCGAAATGGCCCAGGTGGTTGGTGCCGATCTGGCTCTCGAAGCCGTCGACGGTCAAGGAGAACGGGGCCGCCATGATGCCGGCGTTGTTGATCAGCACGTCGGCGGTGCCCACCCCGTCGGCGAACCGGCGCACCGACGACAGGTCCTGTAGGTCGAGTTCACGCACCTCGACCTGGCCGGCCATGGTCCGGGCGGCGGTCTCGCCCTTGCGGATGTCGCGCACGGCCATGACGATCGTGGCCCCGCGGCGCGCCAGTTCGCGTGCGGTCACGGCGCCCAACCCGCTGTTGGCACCGGTGATGATGACGGTTCGTTCGGCGAACGACGGAAGGTCTGCGGCGGTCCAGTTCGTCATGGCTGAACAGTACCGACATCGAACGCCAGCGGCAGGGTCGTCGGTCCGGTGATGCCGCTGATGGCTTTCCACGGTGCCGGTCCGGTGCGGCGGGGGTTGGGCATGCGTCGGGTGATCACCCGCAGTGCCTCGGTCAATTCGAGGCGCGCGAGGTGGGCGCCGAGGCAAAAGTGCACGCCGCCACCGAAGGTGAGCATCGCCGGCGGGTCTTCACGCGTGATGTCGACGCGGTCGGGCCGGTCGTACACGCTCGCGTCGCGGTTGGCCGCGGCGGTATTGGCGAGCACCAGGGTGCCGGCGGGAATGCACACCCCGGCCAGCTCGACGTCTTCGACGGTTTCCCGGATGGTGCCGAAAACGATTGGGTAGTAACGCATCAGCTCGTGAACCGCGTTGGCGGCCAGCTCGGGATGCTGGGCGAGCAGCGCCCACTGATCGGGCTGGTCGGCCAACACCTGCACCGCCGCGGCGAGCTGGTTGCGGGTGGTGTCGGTTCCGGCACCGAGCAGCGTCGCGCACAGCATGAGCAGTTCGTCGTGGGTGAGCCGGTCTCCATCGTCTTCGCTCCGGATGAGCTCCGAAATCAGGTCGTCGGACAGCGACGCGCGCCGCCGCGCGATCAACTCCTCGAGGTAGGCGTCGAGTTGATCCCACGCGGCCAGGATCGCCGGGCCGTCTTCGGCGACGTTCCAATCGAAGATCTTCTTGATGTCATCGGTCCAGTCGCTGAACAGGTGCCAATCCTCCGGCGGCGCACCCAGCAACGCGCAGATGACCGGCGTCGGGTAGCGGCGAGCGATGTCGGCGACGACGTCGCAGTGCCCCGCCTCGGCGAGCGGGTCGACCAGGCCGTCGATGATCTGGATGACGAGGGCGCGCAGCCGCTCCGCGCCCCGCGGTGCGAAGGCCTTCGACACCAGGCGGCGCAGCCGGTGATGTGCGGCGCCGTCGAGTCCGAGGATGTTGCTGATGGCCCTGTCCCACAGCGGGCCGGAGGTAACGCCTTGCAGGCCGAGCCCGAGGCCGTGCGCGGTGACGAATCGGCTGTCGCGCAACACCGTCCGGACCAGCTCGTAACTCAACACCTCCGGTCCGTGCGGGCCGACGGCGATCGGTGACAGCTCGCGGGCGTCGTCGATGACGCGGTGCGCCGCGTCGGGATCGGTGAGGTGATCATAGGCAATGACGGGTAGGCCGGCGTCGAAAACGTTCGGGCATCCGCTGATGAGAGTGGTCATGGCAGTCGACTATCCGGCGCCGCGCTGCAAAGACCATCCGCCCTGGCGC
Coding sequences within it:
- the pth gene encoding aminoacyl-tRNA hydrolase codes for the protein MAEPLLVVGLGNPGDNYARTRHNVGFMVADLLAARMGSKFKAHKRSGAEIVSGRLVGHSVVVAKPRCYMNESGRQVGPLAKFYSVTPGDIIVIHDDLDLDFGRIRLKIGGGEGGHNGLRSLANALGSKDFQRVRIGIGRPPGRKDPAAFVLENFNAAERTEVPTICEQAADATELLIELGLEPAQNRVHAW
- a CDS encoding cytochrome P450: MTTLISGCPNVFDAGLPVIAYDHLTDPDAAHRVIDDARELSPIAVGPHGPEVLSYELVRTVLRDSRFVTAHGLGLGLQGVTSGPLWDRAISNILGLDGAAHHRLRRLVSKAFAPRGAERLRALVIQIIDGLVDPLAEAGHCDVVADIARRYPTPVICALLGAPPEDWHLFSDWTDDIKKIFDWNVAEDGPAILAAWDQLDAYLEELIARRRASLSDDLISELIRSEDDGDRLTHDELLMLCATLLGAGTDTTRNQLAAAVQVLADQPDQWALLAQHPELAANAVHELMRYYPIVFGTIRETVEDVELAGVCIPAGTLVLANTAAANRDASVYDRPDRVDITREDPPAMLTFGGGVHFCLGAHLARLELTEALRVITRRMPNPRRTGPAPWKAISGITGPTTLPLAFDVGTVQP
- a CDS encoding 4-(cytidine 5'-diphospho)-2-C-methyl-D-erythritol kinase, coding for MSASDGNTAAAWVPTGSVTVRVPGKVNLYLAVGDRREDGYHELTTIFQAVSLLDEVTVRNADVLSLQIVGEGADKLPTDERNLAWQAAELMAEHVGRAPDVSIMIDKSIPVAGGMAGGSADAAAVLVAMNSLWELNVPRRDLRMLAARLGSDVPFALHGGTALGTGRGEELATVLSRNTFHWVLAFADSELLTPAVFTELDRLREAGDPPRLPAPGPVLAALAAGDAEQLAPLLGNEMQAAAVSLNPGLRRTLRAGVDAGALAGIVSGSGPTCAFLCPSAAAAVDVGTEVSGAGVCRTVRVASGPVVGARVVPAPTEV
- a CDS encoding oxidoreductase — translated: MTNWTAADLPSFAERTVIITGANSGLGAVTARELARRGATIVMAVRDIRKGETAARTMAGQVEVRELDLQDLSSVRRFADGVGTADVLINNAGIMAAPFSLTVDGFESQIGTNHLGHFALTNLLLPKLSDRVVTVSSMAHWPGRIRLDDLNWQARRYSPWLAYSQSKLANLLFTSELQRRLAAAGSPLRAIAVHPGYSHTNLQGASGRKLGDALMSAATRVVATDADFGARQTLYAASQDLPGDTFVGPRFGYLGRTQPVGRSRRAKDAAMAAELWALSEQLTKTQFPL
- a CDS encoding fatty acyl-AMP ligase; amino-acid sequence: MSRFTEKMYRNARSVTTGMVTGEPHEPVRHTWGEVHERARRIAGGLAAAGIGPGDAVGVLAGFPVEIAPTAQGLWMRGASLTMLHQPTPRTDLAVWAEDTMNVIGMIEAKAVVVSEPFLVAIPVLEEKGIKVVTVADLLTAEPIDPVEVGEDALALMQLTSGSTGSPKAVQITHRNIYSNAEAMFIGAQYDVDKDVMVSWLPCFHDMGMVGFLTIPMYFGAELVKVTPMDFLRDTLLWAKLIDKYKGTMTAAPNFAYALLAKRLRRQAKPGDFDLSTLRFALSGAEPVEPADVEDLLDAGKPFGLNASAILPAYGMAETTLAVSFSECNAGLVVDEVDADLLAALRRAVPATKGNTRRLATLGPLLQDLEARIIDENGDVMPPRGVGVIELRGESLTPGYLTMGGFISAQDENGWYDTGDLGYLTEEGHVVVCGRVKDVIIMAGRNIYPTDIERAACRVEGVRPGCAVAVRLDAGHSRETFAVAVESNAFQDQAEVRRIEHQVAREVVAEVDVRPRNVVVLGPGTIPKTPSGKLRRSNSVTLVT
- the rsmA gene encoding 16S rRNA (adenine(1518)-N(6)/adenine(1519)-N(6))-dimethyltransferase RsmA translates to MASVQRKSWCALTIRLLGRTEIRRLAKELEFRPRKSLGQNFVHDANTVRRVVSTSGIGRSDHVLEVGPGLGSLTLALLDRGAPVTAVEIDPVLAERLPDTVAEHSHSEIQRLSVLNRDILTLRRDELDVQPTAVVANLPYNVAVPALLHLLAEFPSIRVVTVMVQAEVAERLAAEPGGKEYGVPSVKVRFFGTVRRCGTVSPTVFWPIPRVYSGLVRIDRYATSPWPTADAFRRQVFELVDIAFAQRRKTCRNAFLDWAGSGNESADRLLAASIDPARRGETLSIDDFVRLLQRSADRSHSAAATSPHTTSAG
- a CDS encoding 50S ribosomal protein L25/general stress protein Ctc: MAAKTLNQLKVTVRAETGKGASRRARRDGKIPAVLYGHGADPQHLELPGHDFAAVLRHAGTNAVLTLDIEGKEQLALTKSLDIHPIRRTIQHADLLVVRRGEKVVVEVRVVIEGDAAPGTLVTQETSTIEVEADAMSIPEQLTVSVEDTEPGTQFTAGQISLPKGVNLISDPEMLVVNVVNAPTAEELAEEGAGEVTEEAAPAEGEAEEAGEEEASEAESE